One Maribacter dokdonensis DSW-8 genomic region harbors:
- a CDS encoding FecR family protein: MTKLDINTIITRYLKDEATSEEISLLFEWVKKEGNQDIFKNLVKEDYQLKYDTGNWNSEIAFDEFLNEIKSKKASKGIPLYRSRQFFKYAAAILVLVASTTYFLINSSSSDVLNSNIDDNEISLQLYNGRVINIYQNRDTLIQIDNEIANISLKDGILYQQHLKPSKKSLKNNLLKVPYGKTISVSLEDGSTIKLNSGSQLSYPSSFSNESTRQVALQGEGYFEIAKNPLKPFIVKTEETYTRVYGTVFNISSYEDDEEIEVVLVEGSVGVGGQLRLQEDNLMMLKPSQKITNSKRDKNSLTIQDVDVTPYVSWVEGVMSFEEENMSQIIRKLERRFNVSIINENKTLDERHFTGAFDSEDIESILKVIKTHTNFNYVINGKTIIINKTE, encoded by the coding sequence ATGACCAAACTCGATATTAATACGATAATTACTAGGTATCTTAAAGATGAAGCAACATCGGAAGAAATCTCCTTGTTATTTGAATGGGTAAAAAAAGAAGGTAATCAAGATATATTCAAGAATTTAGTAAAAGAGGACTACCAATTAAAATACGATACAGGAAACTGGAATTCAGAAATAGCTTTTGATGAGTTTTTAAACGAAATTAAAAGCAAAAAAGCATCTAAGGGCATTCCTTTATATAGAAGTAGACAGTTCTTTAAATATGCCGCTGCAATTCTTGTTTTGGTTGCATCTACCACTTACTTCCTTATTAATAGTTCATCTTCAGATGTTTTAAATTCTAATATAGATGATAATGAAATCTCACTTCAATTGTATAATGGGAGAGTTATAAATATTTATCAGAATAGAGATACTCTTATTCAAATTGATAATGAAATTGCTAACATTAGTTTAAAAGATGGCATTTTATATCAGCAGCATTTAAAACCATCCAAAAAAAGCTTAAAAAATAATTTATTAAAAGTTCCATATGGTAAGACCATATCGGTAAGTCTAGAAGATGGTTCTACTATTAAATTAAATTCTGGGTCTCAATTATCATACCCTAGTAGTTTTTCTAATGAAAGTACCAGACAGGTAGCACTACAAGGCGAAGGTTATTTTGAAATTGCCAAAAACCCTCTTAAGCCTTTTATAGTTAAAACAGAAGAAACTTATACCCGGGTTTATGGTACAGTTTTTAATATCTCTTCTTATGAGGATGATGAAGAAATTGAAGTTGTTCTGGTTGAAGGCTCGGTTGGTGTAGGTGGTCAACTCAGGCTTCAGGAGGATAATTTAATGATGCTTAAACCATCTCAAAAAATCACAAATTCTAAAAGAGATAAAAATTCATTAACCATTCAAGATGTTGATGTGACACCTTATGTTTCTTGGGTAGAGGGGGTTATGTCTTTTGAAGAAGAGAACATGTCTCAAATCATTAGAAAATTGGAACGAAGATTCAATGTTTCAATTATTAATGAAAATAAAACATTAGACGAGCGTCATTTTACCGGAGCATTCGATTCTGAAGATATCGAATCTATTCTGAAAGTAATCAAAACGCATACAAATTTCAATTACGTAATAAACGGAAAAACAATAATTATAAATAAAACAGAATAG
- a CDS encoding TonB-dependent receptor encodes MSAKVSPQEDTVAANFKNKNLGDIFETITNSTGHKFFYEATEVDLDRKVTVSKSPLRIAELLDEIFKGTDLEYEILSNQIVVKRKGETVYSGKIPEKSVEISNFQTSLNGTVLDEDGNPLPGASVVAKGTTVGTTTDFDGNFNITLPIGVTTVQVSYLGYRSKEIDVAGKETITISLEPDAAALEEVIVVGYGSLAKTKVTGSVISIDTETIVKVPALTAEGALIGQVAGVQVQEVSGEPGAAPNIRVRGSGSISAGNDPLFVVDGIPISRNLTSSSQIGGIANQGGNFQPPTINPLATLNPNDIESIQVLKDASAAAIYGSRGGNGVLLITTKKGSNTDEGVYSFDTYASMQTVANRIDLMNASELIDFTTDARNNNYLASVPGASINDPIGPGDRGNVNYELPESFINWDGTDTDWQDVIFKTGVVQSYNFSFASPVKNKTSFYASAGYFSQTGVIEKSKFERYSVLLNLNSQLSEKLNLDLRLAPTVTENQRVPASAPYFATPPGIVYSAIVHSPTVSPYNADGTINQLNNQSYLGGGTTTASNPLAIIEAIDDQLFQFQNRGTLSLTYDILPGLSFKTLGGTYINVYNQDFYRANTLLYRNSADGNPYGQASSSTETNWLWENTLSWTKDFDDHYIDAVIGYTAQKDNLTIKQVLANNYPDDLVPTISGGQVFGGTSLKEQWSLLSSLFRVNYSYKNKYLFTGTFRSDKSSRFGKNNQTGYFPSFSLGWRLSQEDFLADSDLFSELKLRASWGQTGNFEIPNYGAVGLLSPQNYNLGGNEINGLVQATIPNPNLTWEKSEQMDVGLEVGLFDNRVFFMADYYDTTTRDLLLNVAISSVSGFETTLRNLGEVQNKGFELALSTKNFVGDFTWSTDFNFSTNKNEVLALNESDEPIYSSGSAGVRHVTRVGDPIGSYYGYVVDGIYQSQEEIDSAPVDTQAPNAGPGDFRFKDVDGDGQITPDDRTVTGSYFPDFTWGINNNFSYKNIDFSFLIQGVEGNEILNLTSRHLKNGEANFNSYAIFNERWRSAEDPGNGSVPRADRESGNHGNNSRPSSFQVEDGSYVRLRNVTLGYTLPIDNIFGGSIQKLRFYITGTNLFTITDYLGYNPEVSNISTNSLTPGEDYGAFPLTKSFTMGVNLKF; translated from the coding sequence ATGAGTGCAAAAGTCAGTCCACAAGAAGACACTGTTGCTGCAAATTTTAAAAACAAAAATTTAGGAGACATCTTTGAAACAATTACTAACTCAACTGGACACAAGTTCTTTTATGAAGCAACAGAGGTTGATTTAGATCGTAAAGTTACAGTGTCAAAATCTCCATTAAGAATTGCAGAGTTGCTCGATGAAATTTTCAAGGGCACAGATTTAGAATATGAAATTCTTTCAAATCAAATTGTAGTCAAGAGAAAAGGGGAGACCGTATATAGCGGTAAAATTCCTGAAAAGTCAGTAGAAATTTCAAATTTTCAAACAAGTCTAAATGGAACTGTTTTAGATGAAGATGGTAATCCTCTTCCAGGAGCATCTGTTGTGGCAAAAGGTACTACAGTAGGCACAACAACAGATTTTGATGGTAATTTCAATATCACATTACCTATTGGTGTAACTACGGTACAAGTGTCTTATTTAGGATATAGGTCTAAGGAAATAGATGTTGCAGGAAAAGAAACTATTACAATTAGTTTAGAACCGGACGCTGCAGCATTGGAAGAAGTTATTGTTGTGGGCTACGGCTCATTGGCAAAGACAAAAGTAACGGGGTCGGTAATTTCAATAGACACAGAAACTATTGTAAAAGTACCTGCTTTAACGGCAGAAGGTGCTTTAATTGGTCAAGTTGCCGGTGTTCAAGTACAGGAAGTGTCAGGAGAGCCTGGTGCTGCCCCAAATATTCGGGTTAGGGGATCTGGATCTATTTCTGCGGGTAATGACCCTTTATTCGTAGTAGACGGTATACCAATTTCTAGAAATTTGACATCTTCAAGTCAAATAGGTGGTATTGCAAATCAAGGTGGTAATTTTCAACCTCCGACTATTAATCCGTTAGCAACATTAAATCCAAACGATATTGAATCTATACAAGTACTAAAAGATGCTAGTGCTGCGGCAATCTACGGTTCAAGAGGAGGTAATGGTGTTTTATTGATAACCACTAAAAAAGGATCAAATACAGATGAGGGTGTATATTCCTTTGATACTTATGCAAGCATGCAAACTGTTGCAAATAGAATTGATTTAATGAACGCTAGTGAATTAATTGATTTTACTACTGATGCTAGAAACAATAACTATTTAGCTTCCGTTCCAGGAGCTTCTATAAATGACCCTATAGGTCCAGGTGATAGGGGAAACGTGAATTATGAACTACCTGAGTCATTTATAAATTGGGATGGAACAGATACAGATTGGCAAGATGTTATATTTAAGACCGGTGTAGTTCAAAGCTATAATTTTTCCTTTGCCTCACCTGTAAAGAATAAAACAAGCTTTTATGCATCAGCGGGTTATTTTTCACAGACCGGTGTTATAGAAAAATCAAAGTTTGAAAGATATTCTGTTCTATTGAATTTAAACTCTCAACTTTCAGAAAAATTAAACTTAGATCTTAGATTAGCACCAACTGTTACTGAGAATCAAAGAGTACCGGCATCAGCACCTTATTTTGCAACTCCTCCGGGAATTGTTTATTCTGCTATTGTTCATTCGCCTACGGTTAGCCCGTATAACGCTGATGGAACTATCAATCAGTTAAACAATCAATCTTATTTAGGTGGTGGTACAACAACAGCTAGTAATCCATTGGCTATTATTGAAGCAATTGATGATCAATTATTTCAATTTCAAAACAGGGGTACATTGAGTTTAACTTATGATATCCTACCAGGATTAAGTTTTAAAACGTTAGGAGGAACTTATATCAATGTCTATAATCAAGATTTTTATAGAGCAAATACCTTATTATACAGAAATTCAGCAGATGGTAATCCATATGGGCAAGCATCTTCTTCAACTGAAACTAACTGGTTGTGGGAGAATACTTTAAGCTGGACAAAGGATTTTGATGATCATTATATAGATGCCGTAATAGGCTATACCGCTCAGAAAGATAATTTGACAATAAAACAAGTTTTAGCGAACAATTATCCAGATGATCTTGTTCCTACAATAAGTGGTGGTCAAGTGTTTGGTGGTACTTCCTTAAAAGAGCAGTGGTCTTTATTATCATCACTTTTTAGAGTGAATTATAGTTACAAGAATAAATATTTGTTTACTGGTACATTTAGATCTGATAAATCGTCAAGGTTTGGAAAAAATAATCAGACTGGATATTTTCCATCTTTTTCTTTAGGATGGAGATTGAGTCAAGAAGATTTTTTGGCTGATTCCGATTTGTTCTCAGAATTGAAACTAAGGGCCAGTTGGGGTCAAACAGGAAATTTTGAGATTCCTAATTATGGCGCTGTTGGTTTATTATCCCCACAAAATTACAACTTGGGTGGAAATGAAATTAATGGGCTGGTACAAGCAACTATACCTAATCCTAATCTTACTTGGGAAAAATCTGAACAGATGGATGTAGGTTTAGAAGTAGGTCTATTTGACAATAGGGTGTTTTTTATGGCAGACTATTATGATACTACAACCAGAGATTTATTGTTAAACGTCGCCATATCTTCTGTTTCTGGTTTTGAAACAACTTTGAGAAACCTTGGAGAAGTTCAAAACAAAGGATTTGAATTGGCTTTGTCCACTAAAAACTTTGTTGGTGATTTTACATGGTCCACAGATTTCAACTTTTCTACGAACAAAAATGAAGTTTTGGCACTTAATGAATCTGATGAGCCTATTTATTCTTCAGGTAGTGCAGGTGTAAGACACGTTACTAGAGTAGGTGACCCAATTGGTAGCTATTATGGTTATGTAGTTGATGGCATCTATCAATCACAAGAAGAAATTGATAGTGCTCCTGTAGATACTCAGGCTCCTAACGCAGGTCCTGGAGATTTTAGATTTAAGGATGTAGATGGTGATGGGCAAATTACACCCGACGATAGAACAGTTACTGGAAGTTATTTTCCGGATTTCACATGGGGTATCAATAACAACTTTAGTTATAAGAATATTGATTTTAGTTTCTTGATTCAGGGAGTTGAAGGAAATGAAATACTAAACCTAACGTCAAGACACCTTAAAAATGGTGAAGCCAATTTTAATTCATATGCCATATTTAATGAAAGATGGAGGTCGGCCGAAGATCCAGGCAATGGTTCTGTACCACGTGCAGATAGAGAATCTGGTAACCATGGTAATAACAGTAGACCCTCTTCTTTTCAAGTTGAAGATGGTTCATATGTTAGACTAAGAAATGTCACATTGGGTTACACGCTTCCAATCGATAATATTTTTGGGGGTTCAATTCAAAAGCTAAGGTTTTATATAACCGGGACTAATTTATTTACCATAACCGACTATCTAGGTTACAATCCAGAGGTAAGTAATATTTCTACCAATAGCTTAACTCCAGGAGAGGATTATGGTGCTTTTCCGTTGACAAAATCTTTTACCATGGGAGTAAACTTAAAGTTCTAA
- a CDS encoding RagB/SusD family nutrient uptake outer membrane protein, giving the protein MKRILYIILFTACFTSCSDDFTDLAPISNRNEADFYKSSDDFEVAINASYSGMQSTGIYGRGYWTMFEMRSDNTDQGPDATGLARQYTEINSFTEDALNEQVTSVWSESYKVISNCNVILSRIDGVEMDASLKSRITGEALFIRSLMFYHLAIAFGNIPLQLEPFVSGDELTQVDQTTVLNQLIVDLAEAEAGLPVAYSGSDIGRATKGAAATLLAKVLLTTGDDAAAATVLRRIISDYGYELLDDYADLWGVGNENNAESIFEIQFISGGIGQGSLFTNDFSPSTDLQTGSGFGRNRPTISLMEAYEEDDLRYDPSMDDTYVNLEGETIEARYVKKFWSDPAIENDSDINFVVFRYADVLLMLAEALGETGESYDLINEVRQRAGLEDIDASTPGSFEEKLLNERRVELAFENHRWPDLKRFNAESKIQEAESFITATREYFYIPQREIDINPNFEQN; this is encoded by the coding sequence ATGAAACGAATTCTATATATAATATTATTCACTGCCTGCTTTACTTCATGTAGTGATGATTTCACAGATCTCGCGCCTATTTCTAATCGTAATGAGGCAGACTTTTATAAATCTTCAGATGATTTTGAGGTAGCAATTAATGCAAGTTATTCTGGTATGCAGAGTACTGGTATTTATGGTAGGGGATATTGGACAATGTTTGAAATGAGAAGTGATAATACTGACCAAGGCCCAGATGCAACCGGTCTTGCTCGTCAGTATACAGAAATCAACTCTTTTACTGAAGATGCTTTAAATGAGCAGGTTACTTCTGTTTGGAGTGAGTCATATAAAGTTATTTCCAATTGCAATGTGATTCTTTCTAGAATTGATGGAGTTGAAATGGATGCCAGTTTAAAATCTCGTATAACAGGGGAGGCTTTATTTATTAGGTCTTTAATGTTTTATCACTTAGCAATAGCTTTTGGGAATATTCCATTACAATTAGAACCCTTTGTTTCTGGTGATGAGTTGACTCAAGTAGATCAAACTACTGTTTTGAACCAATTAATAGTTGATTTAGCTGAAGCTGAAGCAGGTTTACCTGTTGCCTATTCAGGAAGTGATATTGGTAGGGCTACAAAAGGTGCTGCTGCAACCTTACTGGCAAAAGTATTGTTAACTACTGGTGATGATGCCGCTGCTGCAACGGTACTTCGTAGAATAATTTCTGATTATGGATATGAATTGTTAGATGATTATGCTGATTTATGGGGAGTAGGTAATGAAAATAACGCAGAGTCTATTTTTGAAATACAGTTTATCAGTGGGGGAATAGGTCAAGGTAGTCTTTTTACTAACGACTTTTCTCCTAGCACAGACTTACAGACCGGTTCTGGTTTTGGTAGAAATAGACCAACTATATCCCTTATGGAAGCCTATGAAGAAGATGATTTAAGATATGACCCATCAATGGATGATACGTATGTAAATCTTGAAGGTGAAACTATTGAAGCTAGATATGTAAAGAAATTTTGGTCGGATCCGGCTATTGAAAATGATTCGGATATCAATTTTGTTGTCTTTAGATATGCTGATGTTTTACTAATGTTGGCAGAAGCTTTGGGTGAAACCGGTGAAAGTTATGATTTGATCAATGAAGTAAGACAAAGAGCTGGTCTGGAAGATATTGATGCCAGTACTCCAGGTTCCTTTGAAGAAAAATTACTTAATGAACGAAGAGTGGAATTGGCCTTTGAAAACCATAGGTGGCCAGATTTAAAGAGATTCAATGCCGAATCAAAAATTCAAGAAGCGGAATCATTTATTACTGCGACTAGAGAATACTTTTATATCCCACAGAGGGAGATTGATATTAACCCAAATTTCGAACAAAATTAA
- a CDS encoding PIG-L deacetylase family protein has product MKKLLTVICLSLAFMTVQAQEKSLNVLAIGAHPDDCDSKFGGTAAMLAKMGYKVKFLALTNGDAGHQNMGGGPLAKKRRQEAIDAAKALGIAEYEVLDNHDGELFPTLNVRLEVIRRIRDWNADIVLGLRPNDYHPDHRNAGSVVQDAAYMNIVPNVAPDTPPLQKNPVFLYMSDHFKKPYPFQKDIAVIIDDVIDTKVKGLAAHDSQMFEWLPWTNGTDLSTIPKGEKERLAWLKEKWMNRKPNESTLEAVKKWYPNVDVSKVNHVEFFEICEYGKQPTDAEIKEMFPMLGSK; this is encoded by the coding sequence ATGAAAAAACTACTAACTGTAATTTGTCTGAGCTTAGCATTTATGACCGTTCAAGCACAAGAAAAATCCTTGAATGTTTTGGCCATAGGTGCGCATCCAGATGATTGCGATTCTAAATTTGGAGGAACGGCCGCAATGTTGGCAAAAATGGGATATAAGGTTAAATTTTTGGCTTTGACCAATGGAGATGCCGGTCATCAAAATATGGGCGGTGGACCTCTTGCAAAAAAACGTAGGCAAGAAGCCATTGATGCAGCAAAAGCATTAGGAATTGCAGAATACGAGGTATTGGATAATCATGATGGAGAATTGTTTCCAACCTTAAACGTTCGTCTAGAAGTAATAAGAAGAATTAGGGATTGGAACGCAGATATTGTTTTAGGGCTTAGACCTAATGATTATCATCCTGATCATAGAAATGCGGGGTCGGTAGTACAAGATGCTGCATATATGAACATTGTGCCAAATGTTGCACCAGATACGCCACCATTACAAAAGAACCCTGTGTTCCTTTACATGAGCGATCACTTTAAAAAACCTTATCCTTTTCAAAAAGATATTGCTGTTATCATAGATGATGTTATAGATACTAAAGTAAAAGGTTTGGCTGCTCACGATTCGCAAATGTTCGAATGGTTGCCTTGGACTAATGGAACAGACCTTTCTACTATTCCAAAAGGAGAAAAAGAGCGCTTAGCTTGGTTGAAAGAAAAATGGATGAATAGAAAGCCAAATGAAAGTACTCTAGAAGCTGTTAAAAAATGGTATCCAAACGTTGATGTTTCAAAAGTAAATCATGTAGAGTTTTTTGAAATATGTGAATATGGAAAACAACCGACAGATGCGGAGATCAAAGAAATGTTTCCAATGTTAGGTAGTAAGTAA
- a CDS encoding MFS transporter: MENSKPITKRYYHIIALVMLVFFVISFITNILNSIIVDVKDSFDLSLTSTGFLPFTFFIAYGIMSIPAGFLSEKYSEKSLLTISFLVMGLASLGFALFPSYGVFSITLFTLGCCMAVLQVIINPMLRIAGGEEHFAFNSVLAQLVFGAASFLSPYLYKYLVNTESTGNDEIANTLRSMVPDNLPWASLYIVFAFIAFILVIYVFMNKYPKFTKNEDEKAGDTSSYFDLLKNKWTILYFLGIFCYVGAEQGVGNWISQFLYQYHQLDPQTIGADTVSYFWAMLTVGCLLGLLLLKFFDSRKILIAATAITIIALIFSLMGSKEIALIGFPLIGFFISVMYSVIFSLALNSVKEHHGSLSGILCTGIAGGAVIPFIVGGLGELMTLKMGMFFLIIPLGFILSIGFWAKPLVNNKTISLKKEK; the protein is encoded by the coding sequence ATGGAGAATAGTAAGCCTATCACCAAAAGATATTATCATATTATTGCATTAGTAATGCTGGTATTTTTTGTTATATCATTTATTACCAATATTCTAAATTCCATAATAGTAGATGTAAAAGATAGTTTTGACTTGAGTCTTACTTCTACTGGCTTTTTACCGTTCACTTTTTTTATAGCATATGGGATCATGTCTATACCGGCAGGATTTCTATCAGAAAAGTATAGTGAGAAGTCATTATTGACAATATCCTTTTTGGTGATGGGGCTTGCTTCTTTGGGTTTTGCTTTATTTCCAAGTTATGGTGTCTTTAGTATAACCTTATTTACATTAGGCTGTTGTATGGCAGTTTTACAGGTTATCATAAATCCAATGTTGAGAATTGCAGGTGGCGAAGAGCATTTTGCGTTTAATTCGGTTCTAGCCCAGTTGGTATTCGGTGCAGCATCTTTTTTGAGTCCTTATCTGTATAAATATTTGGTAAATACAGAAAGCACTGGTAATGATGAAATTGCGAACACCCTTCGTAGTATGGTGCCAGATAATTTGCCATGGGCATCATTGTACATCGTATTTGCTTTCATAGCGTTTATACTGGTTATTTATGTTTTCATGAACAAGTACCCGAAGTTTACTAAAAATGAAGATGAAAAAGCGGGGGACACCAGTTCTTATTTTGATTTGTTAAAGAACAAATGGACCATCTTATATTTCCTTGGCATATTTTGTTATGTAGGGGCTGAACAAGGTGTTGGTAATTGGATATCTCAATTTTTATATCAATATCATCAACTAGATCCTCAAACTATAGGAGCCGATACTGTTTCATATTTCTGGGCAATGCTTACTGTTGGCTGTTTGTTAGGGTTATTGCTTTTAAAATTCTTTGACAGTAGAAAAATCTTAATTGCTGCTACGGCAATTACCATTATAGCTTTAATTTTTTCTTTGATGGGGTCTAAAGAAATCGCTTTAATTGGTTTCCCTTTAATAGGTTTTTTCATTTCAGTGATGTACTCGGTTATTTTTTCTCTTGCGCTAAATTCAGTAAAAGAGCATCATGGATCATTATCCGGTATTTTATGTACTGGTATAGCTGGCGGTGCTGTTATACCCTTCATAGTGGGCGGTTTAGGTGAGTTAATGACTTTAAAAATGGGTATGTTCTTTTTGATCATACCGTTAGGGTTTATTCTTTCTATTGGATTTTGGGCCAAACCATTGGTGAACAACAAGACCATTAGTCTAAAAAAAGAGAAATGA
- a CDS encoding ROK family protein: MRNMPQEIIGVDIGGTNIKIGKVVHGVVVEHRKIPVNRNDLEHVTLDNLYAGLKGVMTDYIEAIGIGVPAVVDTEKGIVYDVQNIPSWAEVSLKKLIEERFNVPVYINNDANCFAIGESKYGKAKQYSNAIALSLGTGMGMGIIINTKLYNGVMCGAGEIGMLPYLDNVLEHYTGSFFFEREFKRSAFELYQKALENDVEALNAFEQYGKHLAEAIKIILFMFAPEIIILGGSISKAYQFFENSMLIGLQSFPYKKQIENLKIQTSDLADSPILGAAALCL; this comes from the coding sequence ATGAGAAATATGCCTCAAGAAATTATAGGTGTGGATATTGGCGGTACTAATATTAAAATTGGTAAAGTTGTTCATGGTGTGGTTGTGGAACATAGAAAAATTCCGGTAAACCGCAATGATCTTGAGCACGTTACACTAGATAACCTGTATGCTGGGTTAAAGGGGGTAATGACTGATTATATTGAAGCTATTGGTATTGGTGTTCCAGCGGTTGTAGATACAGAAAAAGGCATTGTCTACGATGTGCAAAATATACCATCTTGGGCAGAAGTTTCTTTAAAAAAATTAATTGAAGAAAGGTTCAATGTCCCCGTTTATATAAATAATGATGCTAATTGTTTCGCCATTGGTGAAAGTAAATATGGTAAAGCAAAGCAATATAGTAACGCCATTGCACTTTCCTTAGGTACCGGTATGGGTATGGGAATTATAATTAATACTAAGCTATATAATGGTGTCATGTGCGGTGCTGGCGAAATAGGTATGTTGCCTTATTTAGATAATGTACTTGAGCATTACACAGGTAGTTTCTTTTTTGAACGTGAATTTAAACGCTCAGCTTTTGAATTATACCAAAAAGCCTTAGAAAATGATGTTGAAGCTTTAAATGCTTTTGAGCAATATGGAAAACACTTGGCAGAAGCTATTAAGATTATACTTTTCATGTTTGCTCCTGAAATTATAATACTAGGTGGCTCAATTAGCAAAGCGTATCAATTCTTTGAAAATTCAATGCTAATAGGACTTCAATCTTTTCCTTACAAAAAACAGATAGAAAACTTAAAAATACAAACCTCAGATTTAGCTGATTCACCAATTCTTGGAGCGGCAGCACTTTGTCTGTAA